One Novosphingobium sp. G106 DNA segment encodes these proteins:
- a CDS encoding recombination protein O N-terminal domain-containing protein — protein sequence MHIRAPAVVCASRPHGETAVVVRLLTADHGLVAGYVAGGRGRDLRPVLIPGNLVEAELKARSDSQLPFARLELMTSRGPWLTEPLQSSAIAWVTALTAAALPERQPYSALYEALTALLDAICLAPSARDWAMPLLSYEVLLMRELGYGGPIERPETADWPALLAAFDRLGRDLARYPLAHRRVDVMAARAMLRERLAKIV from the coding sequence ATGCACATCCGCGCGCCCGCCGTCGTCTGCGCCAGCCGTCCGCATGGCGAGACCGCGGTCGTCGTCCGGTTGCTGACCGCCGACCACGGGCTCGTTGCCGGCTATGTCGCGGGCGGCCGCGGGCGCGACCTGCGGCCCGTGCTGATCCCCGGCAATCTCGTCGAGGCCGAGCTCAAGGCGCGTTCCGACAGCCAGCTTCCCTTCGCCCGGCTCGAACTGATGACCAGCCGCGGCCCCTGGCTGACCGAACCGCTGCAGAGTTCAGCGATCGCCTGGGTCACAGCGCTGACTGCCGCCGCGCTGCCCGAACGCCAGCCCTATTCGGCGCTCTACGAGGCGCTGACGGCGCTGCTCGATGCGATCTGCCTGGCCCCCTCGGCACGCGACTGGGCCATGCCGCTGCTGTCTTATGAGGTCCTGCTGATGCGCGAGCTCGGCTACGGCGGTCCCATCGAGAGGCCCGAAACCGCTGACTGGCCGGCACTGCTCGCCGCATTCGACCGGCTGGGACGTGATCTTGCGCGCTATCCGCTTGCCCATCGGCGCGTCGATGTTATGGCGGCGCGCGCCATGCTGCGCGAGCGGCTGGCCAAAATAGTTTAG
- the leuB gene encoding 3-isopropylmalate dehydrogenase, whose amino-acid sequence MKIAVFAGDGIGPEVTREAVRVLQALDLPGLELVEGDVGGAAYRKHGHPLPPETLEIAKSSGAILFGAVGDFSLDNLERHLRPEQAILGLRKELGLFANLRPATVFEGLEDLTTLRPEVARSIDLLIVRELNGDVYFGEKGMRTTPDGRRQGYDIMSYAEDEVRRIAHVGFRAAQGRKKKLCSVDKANVLETSQLWRDVVIEVAKEYPDVELSHMYVDNAAMQLVKNPGAFDVIVTGNLFGDILSDQASMCVGSIGLLASASLSEGTLGLYEPIHGSAPDIAGKGLANPMATILSAAMLLRHSFGREAEAKRIEAAVAKALADGIKGGDLGGSHGTAAIGDAVLARL is encoded by the coding sequence ATCAAGATCGCGGTTTTCGCCGGTGACGGCATCGGCCCGGAAGTGACGCGCGAAGCGGTGCGTGTGCTCCAGGCGCTCGATTTGCCCGGGCTGGAACTGGTCGAGGGCGATGTCGGTGGCGCTGCCTACCGCAAGCACGGCCATCCGCTGCCGCCCGAAACACTCGAGATTGCCAAGTCTTCCGGCGCGATCCTGTTCGGTGCGGTCGGCGATTTCAGCCTCGACAATCTGGAGCGCCACCTGCGCCCCGAACAGGCGATCCTCGGCCTGCGCAAGGAACTGGGCCTCTTCGCCAACCTGCGCCCCGCGACGGTGTTCGAGGGTCTCGAAGACCTGACCACTCTGCGCCCCGAAGTGGCGCGGTCGATCGACCTCCTCATCGTCCGCGAGCTCAACGGCGACGTCTATTTCGGCGAGAAGGGCATGCGCACGACGCCCGACGGCCGCCGCCAGGGCTACGACATCATGTCCTATGCCGAGGACGAAGTGCGCCGCATCGCCCATGTCGGGTTCCGCGCCGCGCAGGGCCGCAAGAAGAAGTTGTGCTCGGTCGACAAGGCCAACGTGCTTGAAACCTCGCAGCTCTGGCGCGACGTGGTGATCGAGGTCGCGAAGGAATATCCCGACGTCGAGCTCAGCCACATGTACGTCGACAACGCGGCGATGCAGCTGGTCAAGAACCCCGGCGCTTTCGACGTCATCGTCACGGGCAACCTGTTCGGCGATATCCTGTCGGACCAGGCCTCGATGTGTGTCGGCTCGATCGGCCTGCTTGCCTCGGCCTCGCTGTCCGAAGGCACCCTGGGCCTCTACGAGCCGATCCACGGTTCGGCGCCCGACATTGCGGGCAAGGGTCTGGCCAATCCGATGGCGACGATCCTCTCGGCGGCGATGCTGCTGCGCCACTCCTTCGGCCGCGAGGCCGAGGCGAAGCGGATCGAGGCCGCGGTGGCCAAGGCGCTCGCTGACGGCATCAAGGGCGGCGATCTCGGCGGCAGCCATGGCACGGCCGCGATCGGCGACGCCGTCCTCGCAAGGCTCTGA
- a CDS encoding accessory factor UbiK family protein, whose amino-acid sequence MQSENPLIADFVKLMNSAAGTLAGMTREARDSARERAKEAIGGLDFVAREEFDAVKAMASKAREDSEALKARIDALEVKLAALAGK is encoded by the coding sequence ATGCAGAGCGAAAACCCCCTGATCGCCGATTTCGTCAAGCTGATGAACAGCGCCGCCGGCACGCTTGCCGGCATGACCCGCGAGGCGCGTGACAGCGCGCGCGAACGCGCCAAGGAAGCCATCGGCGGGCTCGACTTCGTCGCGCGCGAGGAATTCGATGCGGTCAAGGCCATGGCCTCGAAAGCGCGCGAGGACAGCGAAGCGCTGAAAGCGCGGATCGACGCGCTGGAAGTCAAGCTCGCGGCGCTGGCGGGCAAGTAA
- a CDS encoding molybdopterin cofactor-binding domain-containing protein, giving the protein MATSAPVASRRSFLAGSALVAGELVIGFGISPTAEAAAADELRPNAFLRIDSAGAIVLAVPYAEMGQGTLTAAAQLVAEELEVPLDRVRAELAPGDDVLYANPLLGGQITGGSASIRAGWTQMRGAAAAARTVLIEAAAKQWSVSPATCHAEAGEVLHLPSGRRLAYGALVNAASRQAVPKEPKLKTGPFSVIGKPAARVDTPAKVNGTAKFGIDVSLPGMRHAAVANCPIIGGRLDGVDEAPALAVKGVKQVVKLGNAVAVVAEHGGAARKGLAVLSPRWSGSDAPSTTSMVKAYDAAMARSGVAAERKGDTAKAEAAATATYEETYRLPMLAHAAIEPINCTVSVKSDSCELWLGSQVPGRARKAAAAATGLPVEKVKVNSYLIGGGFGRKLEVDFIAQAVAIGKAAGVPVKIVWGREEDIRNDAFRYHHHSRIRVGLDAKGMPTSWHHKLVAPGVMFRFLPIFTKDNVDLDDVDDAASPYSIPNVFVEYVREDPPEGLLAGNWRGVGATRNTVAVECVIDELARRAKVDPVDYRRRLLDPKSRIARVLDRVASESGWTQPLPERHGRGVAIVSAFGSHIGMVAEVELDAQGAVSVKKITSAIDTGHIVNPTIVRQQIEGGIVFGLSAVLYGEITVERGRVMQTNFHDYKVLRMNEMPEVRVALIDSTEEPGGVGEPGTSIVAPAVLNALRAVGGPRLTSLPLPLAMVHRA; this is encoded by the coding sequence ATGGCTACCTCGGCACCGGTCGCCAGCCGCCGCTCGTTCCTCGCAGGATCCGCGCTGGTCGCAGGCGAACTCGTCATCGGCTTCGGCATCAGCCCAACGGCCGAGGCGGCCGCCGCGGACGAGCTGCGTCCCAACGCCTTCCTCCGCATCGATTCCGCGGGCGCGATCGTGCTGGCCGTGCCCTATGCAGAGATGGGCCAGGGCACGCTGACCGCCGCCGCACAGCTTGTCGCCGAAGAGCTCGAAGTGCCCTTGGATCGCGTGCGGGCGGAACTCGCGCCGGGCGACGACGTGCTTTACGCGAATCCACTGCTCGGCGGACAGATCACCGGCGGCTCGGCGTCGATCCGCGCGGGCTGGACGCAGATGCGGGGCGCCGCGGCAGCGGCGCGCACGGTCCTGATCGAGGCTGCCGCCAAACAATGGTCGGTATCGCCCGCGACCTGCCATGCCGAAGCCGGCGAAGTGCTCCATCTGCCCAGCGGGCGACGGCTCGCCTATGGGGCTCTCGTCAACGCGGCGAGCAGGCAAGCCGTACCCAAGGAGCCAAAGCTCAAGACCGGTCCGTTCAGCGTGATCGGCAAGCCCGCGGCGCGGGTCGACACGCCGGCCAAAGTCAACGGCACGGCCAAGTTCGGCATCGACGTATCGCTTCCCGGCATGCGCCACGCCGCCGTCGCCAATTGCCCGATCATCGGCGGCCGGCTCGACGGCGTCGATGAGGCGCCGGCGCTCGCAGTCAAGGGCGTCAAGCAGGTGGTAAAACTCGGCAATGCCGTGGCCGTCGTCGCCGAGCACGGCGGCGCGGCGCGCAAGGGACTGGCTGTACTTTCTCCGCGCTGGTCGGGCTCCGATGCGCCATCCACCACCTCGATGGTCAAGGCCTACGATGCCGCGATGGCCCGTTCGGGCGTGGCCGCCGAGCGCAAGGGCGATACGGCCAAGGCCGAGGCTGCGGCCACCGCGACCTATGAGGAAACCTATCGCCTGCCGATGCTGGCCCATGCCGCGATCGAGCCGATCAACTGCACGGTTTCGGTCAAGAGCGACTCCTGCGAACTGTGGCTCGGCAGCCAGGTTCCCGGGCGCGCGCGCAAGGCCGCGGCGGCGGCTACGGGGCTCCCGGTCGAGAAGGTCAAGGTCAACAGCTACCTGATCGGCGGCGGCTTCGGGCGGAAGCTGGAAGTCGATTTCATCGCCCAGGCCGTCGCCATCGGCAAGGCCGCCGGCGTGCCGGTAAAGATCGTCTGGGGCCGCGAGGAGGACATCCGCAACGATGCCTTCCGCTATCACCACCACAGCCGCATCCGCGTCGGGCTCGACGCGAAGGGCATGCCGACAAGCTGGCATCACAAGCTGGTGGCGCCCGGCGTCATGTTCCGCTTCCTGCCGATCTTCACCAAGGACAACGTCGACCTCGACGACGTGGACGACGCCGCAAGTCCCTATTCGATCCCCAACGTCTTCGTCGAATATGTCCGCGAGGACCCGCCCGAGGGCCTGCTCGCGGGCAACTGGCGCGGCGTCGGCGCGACACGCAACACAGTAGCCGTCGAATGCGTGATCGACGAGCTCGCGCGCCGCGCCAAGGTCGATCCAGTCGACTATCGGCGCAGGCTGCTGGATCCGAAATCGCGCATCGCGCGCGTGCTCGACCGCGTCGCCAGCGAATCCGGCTGGACGCAGCCGCTGCCCGAGCGGCACGGCCGCGGCGTCGCGATCGTCAGCGCCTTCGGCAGCCATATCGGCATGGTGGCCGAAGTCGAGCTCGATGCGCAGGGCGCGGTTTCGGTGAAGAAGATCACTTCGGCGATCGACACCGGCCACATCGTCAACCCGACGATCGTCCGCCAGCAGATCGAAGGCGGCATCGTCTTCGGCCTCAGCGCCGTGCTCTACGGCGAGATCACGGTCGAACGCGGCCGCGTAATGCAGACCAACTTCCACGACTACAAGGTGCTGCGCATGAACGAGATGCCCGAGGTTCGCGTCGCCCTGATCGACAGCACCGAGGAACCCGGCGGGGTCGGGGAACCGGGAACCTCGATCGTTGCGCCCGCAGTGCTCAACGCCCTGCGCGCTGTCGGCGGCCCGAGGCTGACCAGCCTCCCGCTGCCACTGGCCATGGTGCACCGGGCATGA
- a CDS encoding glycosyltransferase family 2 protein: MTVQLAVVLPTYNERTNISGMVTRLDAALSGIAWEVIIVDDNSPDGTSDEARVLSQGDPRVRVIQRIGRRGLASAAIEGMLATAAPVVAVMDADHQHDPALLPGMLEAVESGNYDVAVASRFAEGASTEAWGRPDRVKASGLANSIARKVTGVELSDPMSGYFMLRAETLRGDAHRLSGVGFKILLDIMATVDTTLRVKEFPMHFAARAGGESKLDRTVVFEFLVGLYDRWLGRIIPTRFALFGTIGAVGVIVHMAVLTTFLSIFGGPPVKGQLVTAFELGQTVAAMVAMTFNFVLNNALTYSDKRLTGFVPLLKGWCKFALTCSVGLTANVGVAAILVRFGVHEYPAAITGIIVGSVWNFALSSRFVWGKY, encoded by the coding sequence ATGACCGTCCAGCTAGCGGTCGTTCTGCCGACCTACAACGAGCGCACGAACATTTCCGGGATGGTGACGCGGCTGGATGCGGCGCTGTCGGGGATCGCCTGGGAAGTGATCATCGTCGACGACAACAGTCCCGACGGGACCTCGGACGAGGCGCGGGTGCTGAGCCAGGGCGATCCGCGGGTGCGGGTGATCCAGCGGATCGGCCGGCGCGGGCTGGCCTCGGCGGCGATCGAGGGCATGCTGGCGACCGCGGCGCCGGTCGTCGCGGTGATGGATGCCGACCACCAGCACGATCCGGCGCTGCTGCCGGGCATGCTCGAGGCGGTCGAGAGCGGGAACTACGACGTCGCCGTCGCCTCGCGCTTTGCCGAGGGCGCGAGCACCGAGGCCTGGGGCCGCCCCGACCGGGTCAAGGCCTCGGGCCTGGCCAATTCGATCGCGCGCAAGGTCACCGGCGTCGAACTCAGCGATCCGATGAGCGGCTATTTCATGCTGCGCGCCGAGACCTTGCGCGGCGACGCGCACCGCCTCTCGGGCGTGGGCTTCAAGATCCTGCTCGACATCATGGCGACGGTCGACACGACCCTGCGGGTCAAGGAATTCCCGATGCATTTCGCGGCGCGCGCGGGCGGCGAGTCCAAGCTCGACCGGACGGTGGTCTTCGAATTCCTCGTCGGGCTCTACGACCGCTGGCTGGGCCGGATCATCCCGACGCGCTTCGCGCTGTTCGGCACGATCGGCGCGGTGGGCGTCATCGTGCACATGGCGGTGCTGACGACTTTCCTGTCGATCTTCGGCGGGCCGCCGGTCAAGGGCCAGCTGGTCACCGCCTTCGAGCTCGGCCAGACGGTCGCGGCGATGGTGGCGATGACCTTCAACTTCGTGCTCAACAACGCGCTGACCTATTCGGACAAGCGGCTGACGGGCTTCGTGCCGCTGCTCAAGGGCTGGTGCAAGTTCGCGCTGACCTGCTCGGTGGGCCTCACCGCCAATGTCGGCGTCGCCGCGATCCTCGTGCGCTTCGGGGTGCACGAATACCCCGCCGCGATCACCGGCATCATCGTCGGATCGGTCTGGAACTTCGCCCTCTCCTCGCGCTTCGTCTGGGGCAAGTATTGA
- a CDS encoding TspO/MBR family protein: protein MTELASMGQLRGSLLRWALVLVPAVLLLGMLSGQVAGSSEGNPWFAALVKPPLYPSPITFALVWIVLYILMGLSLAMVASARGAEWRMAALAAFALQLVLNLAWSPLFFGGHQIMAALALLVVLDIAVIATIALFRLVRPLAALLLVPYLAWILFATLLNWQFHVANPDADGREVSGAVQRIQL from the coding sequence ATGACAGAGCTTGCGTCCATGGGCCAGTTGCGGGGAAGCCTGTTGCGCTGGGCGCTGGTGCTGGTGCCTGCGGTGCTGCTCCTGGGCATGCTTTCGGGCCAGGTCGCGGGCAGTAGCGAGGGTAATCCCTGGTTTGCCGCGTTAGTTAAACCGCCGCTCTATCCTTCGCCGATAACCTTCGCGCTGGTCTGGATCGTGCTCTACATTCTCATGGGCCTGTCGCTGGCCATGGTCGCCTCGGCACGCGGGGCCGAGTGGCGGATGGCGGCGCTGGCGGCCTTTGCCCTTCAGCTCGTGCTCAATCTCGCCTGGTCGCCGCTGTTCTTCGGCGGGCACCAGATCATGGCTGCGCTGGCGCTGCTGGTCGTGCTCGACATCGCGGTGATCGCGACGATCGCGCTGTTCCGCTTGGTCCGGCCGCTCGCGGCGCTGCTGCTGGTGCCCTATCTCGCCTGGATTCTCTTCGCGACGCTGCTCAACTGGCAGTTCCATGTCGCCAATCCCGATGCCGACGGCCGCGAGGTTTCGGGTGCCGTGCAGCGCATCCAGCTCTAA
- a CDS encoding phospholipid carrier-dependent glycosyltransferase — protein MDAAPPREKDPLLWTALIALGFLALVCHRLGIPSKIYFDEVHYVPAARKLLNLISANPEHPMLGKEIIAAAIWALGDKPLYWRVPSALFGAFGLFAFGRLMWWASLRRFATLSGMFLVATSFAWFIQSRIAMLDMFMATFGMIALWQFAAALRLPARAARWRLALTGMCFGLALGAKWSIAPAAALPGLTFLVLRLRDHGRHALVRSDTRPVPDISLIEAAFWLGSVPLLVYWLTYLPTFFYPQNPVAWWDFAGRHRYMLELQDSVKKLHPYRSVWYEWVINWRAIWYLYENVDGAQRGVLLIGNPFSMLAGLPALFWCFWSGLRRGRTDMLAFALLYVATLGMWLVSGKPIQFYYHYLLPGTFLMGCLALALDELQRKGGRWEWIPALSLATAGGNVRLVLPDCLVSRAARGQASLRPLDVAA, from the coding sequence ATGGATGCCGCTCCGCCAAGAGAGAAAGACCCGCTCCTCTGGACCGCGCTGATCGCGCTGGGGTTCCTCGCGCTGGTCTGTCATCGGCTGGGCATCCCCTCGAAGATATATTTCGATGAGGTCCACTACGTCCCCGCCGCGCGCAAGCTGCTGAACCTGATCTCGGCCAATCCCGAGCATCCGATGCTCGGCAAGGAGATCATCGCCGCGGCCATCTGGGCGCTCGGCGACAAGCCGCTCTACTGGCGCGTCCCTTCCGCGCTGTTCGGCGCTTTCGGCCTCTTCGCCTTCGGCCGGCTGATGTGGTGGGCCAGCCTGCGCCGCTTCGCCACGCTTTCGGGCATGTTCCTCGTAGCCACCAGCTTCGCCTGGTTCATCCAGAGCCGCATCGCCATGCTCGACATGTTCATGGCGACATTCGGCATGATCGCGCTCTGGCAGTTCGCCGCGGCCCTGCGGCTGCCGGCAAGAGCGGCACGCTGGCGGCTGGCGCTGACCGGTATGTGCTTCGGCCTAGCGCTCGGCGCCAAGTGGTCGATCGCACCCGCGGCAGCCCTGCCCGGCCTGACCTTCCTGGTACTGCGCCTGCGCGACCACGGCCGGCACGCCCTGGTCCGCAGCGACACGCGCCCGGTGCCCGACATCTCGCTGATCGAAGCAGCCTTCTGGCTCGGCTCCGTACCGCTGCTAGTCTACTGGCTGACCTATCTGCCGACCTTCTTCTACCCTCAGAACCCGGTCGCCTGGTGGGACTTCGCCGGCCGCCACCGCTACATGCTCGAACTGCAGGACAGCGTGAAGAAGCTGCACCCCTACCGCTCTGTCTGGTACGAATGGGTGATCAACTGGCGCGCGATCTGGTACCTTTACGAGAACGTCGACGGCGCCCAGCGCGGAGTGCTGCTGATCGGCAATCCCTTCTCGATGCTCGCGGGCCTGCCCGCGCTGTTCTGGTGCTTCTGGTCGGGCCTGCGCAGGGGCCGCACCGACATGCTGGCTTTCGCGCTGCTCTATGTCGCGACCTTGGGCATGTGGCTGGTCTCGGGCAAGCCGATCCAGTTCTACTACCACTACCTGCTGCCCGGCACTTTCCTGATGGGCTGCCTGGCGCTCGCCCTCGACGAGCTCCAGCGCAAGGGCGGCAGGTGGGAATGGATCCCCGCCCTGTCGCTGGCGACGGCGGGGGGGAATGTTCGTCTGGTTCTACCCGATTGTCTCGTCAGCCGTGCTGCACGAGGGCAAGCAAGCCTACGTCCACTGGATGTGGCTGCATAG
- a CDS encoding J domain-containing protein, which produces MADSQPFVDHYRILQLDPGCDAKDLEHSYRHLAKMYHPDHAETADVTKLNEVIDAYRALKNPDDRAAYDAVYSEVTGYIFPANHESDLYRKSAVTDADIHAKILLFLYRRRREHAQDPGVGRYFVQELIGCSDEHFEFHTWYLKAKGFVETTEQGSLVITVEGVDHVIATSRTNIREKLLIAQSHDNPDQTQP; this is translated from the coding sequence ATGGCCGATAGCCAGCCTTTTGTTGATCACTACCGAATTTTGCAGCTCGATCCGGGCTGCGACGCGAAAGACCTTGAGCATTCTTACCGCCATCTGGCGAAGATGTATCATCCCGATCACGCAGAAACGGCCGACGTCACGAAACTGAATGAAGTGATCGACGCTTACCGGGCTTTGAAGAACCCCGACGATCGTGCCGCATATGATGCGGTCTATTCGGAAGTCACCGGATACATTTTTCCTGCGAACCACGAATCAGACCTGTATCGGAAATCGGCGGTTACCGATGCCGATATCCATGCGAAGATACTGCTGTTTCTGTACAGGAGGCGCAGGGAGCACGCTCAGGATCCGGGCGTAGGCCGATATTTCGTCCAGGAGCTGATCGGCTGTTCGGACGAGCATTTCGAATTTCATACCTGGTATCTCAAGGCAAAAGGCTTCGTCGAAACGACCGAGCAAGGAAGTCTGGTAATCACCGTCGAAGGGGTCGATCACGTCATCGCCACGTCGCGAACGAACATCAGGGAGAAGCTGCTGATCGCGCAATCCCACGATAATCCGGATCAGACACAACCTTAG
- a CDS encoding (2Fe-2S)-binding protein yields MANQLAVNDHNYSVDVDDDTPLLWVIRDIVGLTGTKFGCGAAQCGACTVHIDGVAHRSCVTPVSAVGDGKVTTIEHLASTPLGQALQKAWLDEEVVQCGYCQSGQLMQAAALLTVQPAPSDADIDQAMSGNICRCGTYGRIRTAINVASRARAGGA; encoded by the coding sequence ATGGCGAATCAATTGGCAGTCAACGATCACAATTACAGCGTCGATGTCGACGATGACACTCCGCTACTATGGGTAATCCGCGACATAGTTGGCCTGACGGGAACCAAGTTCGGTTGCGGGGCAGCGCAATGCGGCGCCTGTACCGTCCATATCGACGGCGTCGCGCATCGATCCTGCGTCACGCCGGTATCGGCCGTCGGCGACGGAAAGGTCACGACGATCGAGCATCTCGCCTCGACACCGCTGGGCCAGGCTCTGCAAAAGGCCTGGCTCGACGAGGAAGTGGTCCAGTGCGGCTATTGCCAGTCGGGCCAGCTGATGCAGGCCGCGGCCCTGCTGACCGTGCAGCCGGCGCCGAGCGACGCCGACATCGACCAGGCCATGTCGGGCAACATCTGCCGCTGCGGCACCTATGGGCGGATCCGCACCGCCATCAACGTGGCGTCCCGCGCCCGTGCAGGAGGCGCCTGA
- a CDS encoding TlyA family RNA methyltransferase, with product MNTPPKSPPVAQKTAKKAGKVRIDQLLVERGLAESRARAQALVLAGLVFSGETKLAKPGQAVAADAPLDLRGRDHPWVSRGGIKLAHALDHFALDPAGVTAMDIGSSTGGFTDVLLSRGAARVFAVDSGTNQLAWKLRQDPRVTVLEQTSARVLTPELIDAPVSWVVCDASFIGLAKVLEVPLRLAAPACQLVALIKPQFEVGRAEVGKGGVVRDPALHERVCGEVRDWLEGDGWTVQGIAQSPITGPEGNVEFLIAARRDG from the coding sequence ATGAACACCCCGCCCAAGTCTCCTCCCGTCGCCCAAAAGACCGCGAAGAAAGCGGGCAAGGTCCGCATCGACCAACTCCTCGTCGAACGCGGGCTCGCCGAAAGCCGCGCCCGCGCGCAGGCGCTGGTCCTCGCGGGGCTGGTGTTTTCGGGCGAGACCAAGCTGGCCAAGCCCGGCCAGGCTGTCGCGGCCGATGCTCCGCTCGACCTGCGCGGGCGCGATCATCCCTGGGTCTCGCGCGGTGGCATCAAGCTCGCCCATGCGCTCGACCATTTCGCGCTCGATCCGGCCGGCGTCACCGCGATGGACATCGGCAGCTCGACCGGCGGCTTCACCGACGTACTGCTGAGCCGCGGCGCCGCGCGGGTCTTCGCGGTGGATTCGGGCACCAACCAGCTTGCCTGGAAGCTGCGCCAGGATCCGCGCGTCACCGTGCTCGAGCAGACCAGCGCCCGCGTGCTCACGCCCGAGCTGATCGATGCGCCGGTGAGCTGGGTGGTCTGCGACGCCAGCTTCATCGGCCTCGCCAAGGTCCTCGAGGTTCCGCTCCGCCTGGCCGCGCCCGCCTGCCAGCTCGTCGCGCTGATCAAGCCGCAGTTCGAAGTCGGCCGCGCCGAGGTGGGCAAGGGCGGCGTCGTCCGCGACCCGGCGCTGCACGAACGCGTCTGCGGCGAAGTACGCGACTGGCTCGAAGGCGATGGCTGGACCGTGCAGGGCATCGCCCAGAGCCCGATCACCGGGCCCGAGGGCAATGTCGAGTTCCTGATCGCGGCGCGTCGCGATGGTTAA